A section of the Humulus lupulus chromosome 2, drHumLupu1.1, whole genome shotgun sequence genome encodes:
- the LOC133814297 gene encoding uncharacterized protein LOC133814297, with the protein MDRSWMSIRDRTAEDYVNGVETFLNFAIENAPPDSDGLISCPCKKCVNFKKMSLADVRGHLFFNGINPNYKEWSWHGEYVPSQTPHSRKNVRYSNENEIDDYPLEMVEDAFDNDFLERPDEFAKILEDAEKPIYPGSKFSKLSTLVKLYNMKARHGWSDVGFSDLIAFFKEVMPEENEIPISLYEAKKTLSTLGMEYEKIHACSNDCILYRKEFAEANNCPVCKRSRWKLKNNSNEVRSGIPAKVLWYIPPIPRFKRLFRNYNHAKNLIWHEEGRIKDGKLRHVADSPAWRNVDDKWEKIKKDPRNLRLGLSADGINPHSSLSSSYSCWPIVLVVYNLPPLLVMKRRYTMLTLLISGPTQPGNDIDVFLAPLIDDLKILWNGVEGCYDRYKDEYFTLRAVLLFTINDYPALCNLAGCTGKGYKGCVVCGDHTYSRWLYKSKKACYMGHRRYLKLNHPYRKYKNSFDGREVLDLPPEPLSGELIFEKVQDINIQFGKPDREKKEITKVGKGRGQQNDKERGKRKRKTKEKNTEKGKVINDDLNSSSWKKKVHLF; encoded by the coding sequence ATGGATAGAAGTTGGATGTCAATTCGAGATAGAACTGCTGAAGACTATGTAAATGGAGTTGAAACTTTTTTAAATTTTGCAATCGAAAATGCTCCTCCGGATAGTGACGGCTTAATCTCATGTCCATGCAAGAAGTGTGTTAACTTTAAGAAAatgtctcttgctgatgtaagaGGACATTTATTTTTTAATGGGATAAATCCAAACTATAAAGAATGGAGTTGGCATGGGGAATATGTACCTAGTCAGACTCCACATTCTCGTAAGAATGTTCGATATTCAAATGAGAATGAAATTGATGATTACCCTTTAGAAATGGTGGAAGATGCATTTGATAATGATTTTCTAGAACGTCCTGATGAATTTGCCAAAATTTTAGAGGATGCAGAGAAACCAATCTATCCtggttcaaaattctcaaaactttCTACATTAGTAAAGTTGTATAATATGAAGGCACGACATGGATGGAGTGATGTTGGTTTTTCTGATTTGATTGCTTTTTTCAAAGAAGTCATGCCGGAAGAAAATGAAATTCCAATATCTTTGTACGAGGCAAAGAAAACCTTATCAACATTGGGAATGGagtatgaaaaaatacatgcatgTTCAAATGActgtattttatatcgtaaggaaTTTGCTGAAGCAAATAATTGTCCGGTGTGTAAGCGTTCAAGATGGAAATTGAAAAACAATTCTAACGAGGTGCGAAGTGGTATTCCAGCTAAGGTGTTATGGTATATTCCTCCTATCCCGCGATTTAAGCGTTTGTTTAGAAACTATAATCACGCTAAAAATTTGATTTGGCATGAGGAAGGCAGGATAAAAGATGGTAAACTACGACATGTGGCTGATTCACCGGCATGGAGAAATGTTGATGATAAatgggagaaaataaaaaaggATCCTAGAAACCTTCGGCTAGGCCTTTCTGCCGATGGCATAAACCCACATAGTTCTCTTAGTAGTTCATATAGTTGTTGGCCAATCGTTCTCGTTGTTTATAATCTTCCTCCATTATTGGTTATGAAAAGAAGATATACAATGCTCACTCTATTGATATCAGGACCTAcacaacctggaaatgatataGACGTATTCTTGGctccattaattgatgatttaaAAATATTGTGGAATGGAGTAGAAGGTTGTTATGATAGGTACAAGGACGAGTATTTTACATTAAGAGCGGTCCTATTATTTACTATCAATGACTATCCGGCTCTATGTAATTTGGCTGGATGCACTGGCAAAGGCTATAAAGGGTGTGTAGTATGCGGTGACCATACCTATTCGAGATGGTTGTACAAATCTAAGAAAGCATGTTATATGGGGCACAGACGATATCTCAAACTTAATCATCCTTATCGCAAATACAAAAACTCTTTTGATGGTCGAGAAGTGCTTGACTTGCCTCCTGAACCATTGAGTGGAGAGCTCATATTTGAAAAAGTTCAAGACATCAATATTCAATTTGGAAAACCAGATAGAGAAAAAAAGGAAATCACTAAAGTTGGCAAGGGTAGAGGACAACAAAATGACAAAGAGAGAGGAAAACGCAAGCGCAAAACGAAAGAGAAAAACACGGAGAAAGGCAAAGTGATAAACGATGACTTGAATTCATCATCTTGGAAAAAAAAAGTCCATCTTTTTTGA
- the LOC133814298 gene encoding uncharacterized protein LOC133814298: MHIEKNVCDSIVGTLLNIPGKTKDTLAGRLDLKEMGVKSELHPKVGDNKRTYLPPACFTLSKDEKRHFCETLANIKVPDGYSSNIRNLVSMKDLRLIGLKSHDCHALMQQLLPIAIRSVSQKHVRYAVTRMCFFFNAICAKTVDPSKLDKLQDEIGKTLCMFERYFPPTFFDIMIHLTVHLVQEVKLCGPVYLRWMYPFERYMKILKGYVRNRYRPEASIVESYIAEESVEFCSEYIANAETIGIPKPRQNPKGESKGISSGRLENANEKDLELAHRNVLENTTGVQPYIDDHLSWLTQQYPSRREKWIRDEHHKTFKSWFQEKVHLDIKDPSKNVSMNLIWISEGPSHMVVKHDGYIINGQRFNTKALDDKRVTQNSGVSIIASIAQFSSAKDKNPVYSDMTFYGIIDEIWELNYHSFKIPVFKCNWVESNNGVKVDELSFTLVDLKRLGYKSEPFILGTQAKQVFYVEDSLDSRWSIVLSTQPRNFSQEDQSDNHVLEELNNFTNELADIVNFDDAEVSAGSYARQDVEGVWVDQIV; encoded by the exons ATGCatattgagaagaatgtttgtgaTAGTATAGTTGGGACACTTCTCAATATTCCAGGAAAAACAAAAGATACTCTTGCTGGTCGTTTAGACTTAAAAGAAATGGGAGTGAAATCTGAATTACATCCTAAAGTTGGTGATAATAAGCGTACTTATTTACCACCTGCATGTTTTACATTAAGTAAGGATGAGAAACGTCACTTTTGTGAAACATTGGCCAATATCAAAGTTCCAGATGGGTATTCTTCTAACATACGCAATTTAGTTTCAATGAAAGACTTGAGATTGATTGGCTTGAAATCCCATGATTGCCATGCTTTAATGCAACAATTATTACCAATTGCCATAAGATCAGTTTCGCAAAAGCATGTAAGATATGCAGTAACAAGGATGTGTTTTTTCTTTAATGCTATTTGTGCTAAAACTGTGGATCCATCAAAGTTGGACAAATTGCAAGATGAAATAGGGAAAACATTATGCATGTTTGAGAGATATTTTCCTCCAACATTTTTTGATATCATGATCCATTTAACAGTGCACCTTGTGCAAGAAGTGAAACTTTGTGGACCAGTTTACTTGcgttggatgtatccttttgaaagatatATGAAGATATTGAAGGGATACGTTAGAAATCGTTATCGTCCAGAGGCAAGCATTGTGGAGAGCTATATAGCTGAAGAATCTGTTGAGTTTTGCTCAGAATATATTGCAAATGCAGAAACCATTGGAATTCCAAAACCTCGCCAAAATCCAAAAGGTGAAAGTAAAGGTATATCTAGCGGTCGTCTTGAGAATGCTAATGAAAAAGACTTAGAACTAGCACATCGAAATGTTCTAGAAAATACAACTGGGGTACAACCATATATCGA TGATCATTTATCATGGTTGACTCAACAATATCCTTCAAGAAGAGAAAAATGGATTCGCGATGAACACCACAAAACATTCAAGAGTTGGTTTCAAGAAAAAGTTCATCTAGACATAAAAGATCCTTCAAAAAATGTGTCAATGAACTTAATATGGATTTCAGAGGGGCCTTCACACATGGTTGTTAAGCACGATGGGTATATAATCAATGGCCAACGCTTCAATACTAAAGCGCTTGATGATAAGAGAGTAACCCAAAATAGTGGTGTAAGTATCATAGCTAGTATTGCACAATTTTCTAGTGCCAAGGATAAAAATCCGGTCTATTCAGACATGACATTTTATGGCATTATTGATGAAATATGGGAGCTTAATTATCATTCATTTAAAATTCCTGTGTTTAAATGTAATTGGGTTGAAAGTAACAATGGAGTTAAAGTTGATGAATTAAGCTTCACACTAGTTGATCTAAAGAGATTGGGCTATAAGAGTGAACcatttattttgggaactcaagcgaaacaagtattttatgttgAAGATTCGCTTGATTCTAGATGGTCTATAGTTTTATCGACCCAACCGAGAAACTTTAGTCAAGAAGATCAAAGTGACAATCATGTACTAGAAGAacttaataattttacaaatgaaCTAGCAGACATCGTAAATTTTGATGATGCGGAAGTATCAGCAGGTTCATATGCACGTCAAGATGTTGAAGGAGTATGGGTTGACCAAATAGTATGA
- the LOC133814299 gene encoding uncharacterized protein LOC133814299, whose translation MLTKLLLARVLSLTLSFSLDFHVVNFLFSIAAKYWSQALVKIGFSLDSPAFYTVCESFDQKKNGRFRLDDFISLCIFLQSARNMFDSFDTAKQGRVTLDLNQFVYCIRERKKRKERKTTPVDGKFKLHHRLHHLQQTKLQMQI comes from the exons ATGTTGACTA AGTTATTATTAGCTCgtgttctctctctcactctctctttctctctcgatTTTCATGTTGTTAATTTCCTATTCTCAATTGCTGCTAAATATTGGTCGCAGGCATTGGTAAAAATTGGATTCTCGCTGGACTCTCCTGCTTTTTACACTGTCTGTGAG AGTTTTGATCAAAAGAAGAATGGAAGATTCAGATTAGATGATTTCATATCTCTTTGTATATTTTTGCAGTCAGCTCG TAATATGTTTGATTCATTTGATACTGCTAAGCAGGGCCGGGTGACTCTTGATCTCAACCAATTTGTATATTGCa TAAGGGAAcgcaaaaaaagaaaagaaagaaaaacgacTCCAGTTGATGGCAAATTTAAGCTTcaccaccgcctccaccacctccaacagaccaagcttcagatgcaaatttaa